One window from the genome of Ananas comosus cultivar F153 linkage group 13, ASM154086v1, whole genome shotgun sequence encodes:
- the LOC109719746 gene encoding glutamate-rich WD repeat-containing protein 1: protein MVRSIKNPKKSKRKNKGSKKGEAAAAAAASSSSSVPSAPAKVWQPGVDNLEEGEELQFDPSAYNYLRGFNIGWPCLSYDIVHDSLGLVRTEFPHTVYGVAGTQAEQSSWNYIGIFKLSNIKGKKRDLVPAASADNDADMQDSDSSSDEDDDEDESNDASKPILQLHKVAHQGCVNRIRCMIQKPHICVTWADIGNVQVWDFSSYLNALAESETAVSRGDNSIHRHSPIIKFTGHKDEGYAIDWSPVVTGRLVSGDCNKCIHLWEPTSDTWNVDGNPFVGHTASVEDLQWSPTEADVFASCSVDGTISIWDTRLGRSPAVSFKAHDADVNVISWNRLASCMIASGSDDGSFSIRDLRLIKGDSLVAHFTYHKQPVTSIEWSPHEASTLAVSSADHQLTIWDLSLERDEEEEAEFKEKMKEQANAPEDLPPQLLFVHQGQKDLKELHWHPQIPGMIISTAADGFNVLMPSNIETTLPSAAT from the exons ATGGTTCGGAGCATCAAAAACCCTAAGAAGAGCAAGCGAAAGAACAAA GGATCTAAGAAGGgcgaagctgctgctgctgctgctgcttcttcttcttcttcggtgCCCTCAGCACCTGCTAAG GTATGGCAACCAGGTGTTGATAATctagaagagggagaggagctCCAGTTTGATCCCTCAGCATATAATTACCTTCGGGGTTTCAATATTGGATGGCCCTGTCTGAG TTACGATATAGTGCATGATTCGCTGGGATTGGTCCGGACAGAGTTTCCTCATACAGTATATGGTGTCGCAGGGACGCAG GCTGAGCAATCATCCTGGAATTACATTGGTATTTTCAAgctctcaaatataaaaggaAAGAAGCGTGATTTAGTGCCTGCAGCATCAGCTGATAATGACGCCGATATGCAGGATAGTGATAGCAGCAGTGATGAAGATGATGACGAAGATGAGAGCAATGATGCGTCCAAACCAATTTTACAG TTACACAAGGTGGCTCATCAAGGATGTGTCAATCGGATACGATGTATGATCCAAAAGCCACATATATGTGTTACATGGGCAGATATTGGTAATGTGCAG GTTTGGGACTTCAGTTCATATCTTAATGCTTTAGCTGAATCAGAAACAGCCGTAAGCAGAGGGGATAATAGCATTCACCGGCACTCTCCTATAATAAAGTTCACCGGACACAAAGATGAAGGCTACGCAATTGATTGGAGTCCTGTTGTTACTGGAAGGCTTGTATCCG GTGATTGCAATAAATGTATTCATCTTTGGGAGCCCACATCGGATACATGGAATGTTGATGGGAACCCTTTTGTTGGGCACACTGCAAGTGTTGAAGATTTACAA TGGAGTCCCACAGAAGCCGATGTATTTGCCTCTTGTTCAGTGGATGGAACAATATCAATATGGGATACTAGGCTAGGAAGATCGCCAGCAGTTTCCTTTAAGGCACATGATGCGGATGTCAATGTTATCTCGTGGAACCG ACTTGCTAGCTGTATGATAGCCTCTGGGAGTGATGACGGTAGCTTCTCAATTCGCGACCTTAGATTAATCAAG GGAGACTCATTAGTGGCTCACTTCACCTACCACAAGCAGCCTGTTACATCTATAGAATGGAGTCCACATGAAGCATCAACCTTAGCTGTTTCATCTGCTGACCATCAATTGAC GATTTGGGACCTTTCTTTGGAAAGAGATGAAGAGGAGGAGGCTGAAttcaaagaaaagatgaaagaGCAAGCAAATGCCCCTGAAGATCTGCCACCGCAGCTCCTTTTTGTTCATCAG GGTCAGAAGGATTTAAAGGAACTGCATTGGCACCCGCAGATCCCAGGGATGATAATATCAACAGCTGCCGACGGATTTAATGTGCTAATGCCGTCCAACATCGAGACGACCCTTCCATCAGCCGCAACTTAA